A part of Denticeps clupeoides unplaced genomic scaffold, fDenClu1.1, whole genome shotgun sequence genomic DNA contains:
- the LOC114779566 gene encoding LOW QUALITY PROTEIN: teashirt homolog 1-B-like (The sequence of the model RefSeq protein was modified relative to this genomic sequence to represent the inferred CDS: inserted 4 bases in 2 codons; deleted 1 base in 1 codon) — protein MTRRKQQAPRRAAAYVPEEDKETTAAKIHTASSKTVPTPAGQPPVTGPDGEGGPREDPGSLEQMKAVYSSFLPGSCWSSLNLGPPAAARSFDWHQSAMTKTLQQVSPNRLPPATHPDLLSTVQLCRQSAKLYGSIFSGASRFRCKGCSSAYETLVELTVHMNETGHYRDDNHAKNGAGAKGWSKPRKRSLMEMEGKEDAQKVLKCMYCGHSFESLQDLSVHMIKTKHYQKVPLKEPMTTIAAKMMGSSGQRLPMELNIFSSQCAVEKPHKEADCSEKIKHRLGHPNGTSYTWQFETRKSQVLKCMECGSSHNSLQDLTTHMMLTGHFININKGGLKRVETPAVSKEEXSKDEKVQSVPLAPSSFSSPSSAETPLHPCSSPSRTKREDVCPKDNKQLLDADKRDYLSEEDLKESPRGGLDILKSLEDTVTSAIHKAQNGSPSWGGYPSIHAAYQLPKRFSLNNSSVSPDKDAMLKQVMGKGVDGKKTRQNPHISALNINSVVTTNTLAPDHQPTVDPISALQTVMNLHLGGATKPALSVTNPMDMLFKMSNSMAKKVLLKAVPPETDKKMESANGGVNDLSKDQPIDLSKGQSKTPASSTRIPASQPTSMPCSSTVPKSPETLADAPFMPSSPYQENALADISDMLRNLTEPNVLSKVSKRGSWLKQSTSERASIADETEEEDFTSQKHKGRQSNWNPIHLLILQACFTASLRRTADGKYVSTDLSPKERTQISNLTGLSMATISHWLANVKYQLRRSGRTKFLRNLDVGQPVFFCSQCSSQVRSPSAHVYHLESHLGFRMKDFPKLSADKLRKSAMRINKALPRLHSLPADKKGTXSQTITSQHALKLHLSKVHGTSPEECTLYLCEMETWA, from the exons ATGACGCGCAGGAAGCAGCAGGCACCGCGACGCGCAGCAG CATACGTCCCGGAAGAGGACAAGGAGACGACAGCGGCCAAAATTCACACGGCTTCATCAAAGACTGTCCCAACGCCAGCAGGACAGCCTCCAGTAACAGGGCCGGATGGTGAGGGTGGACCGAGGGAGGACCCAGGAAGCTTGGAGCAGATGAAGGCCGTTTACAGCAGTTTCCTGCCCGGCTCCTGCTGGTCTTCTCTGAACCTCGGCCCACCAGCCGCGGCACGGAGCTTCGACTGGCATCAGTCCGCCATGACCAAGACGCTTCAGCAGGTCTCGCCGAACAGGCTTCCTCCAGCCACACACCCCGACCTCCTCAGCACGGTGCAGCTGTGCCGCCAGAGCGCCAAGCTGTACGGCTCCATCTTCTCCGGCGCCAGCAGGTTCCGCTGTAAAGGCTGCAGCTCTGCGTACGAGACCTTGGTAGAGCTGACCGTCCACATGAACGAGACGGGGCACTACCGCGATGACAACCACGCCAAGAACGGCGCCGGTGCCAAGGGCTGGTCCAAGCCACGCAAGCGCTCCTTGATGGAAATGGAGGGCAAAGAGGACGCCCAGAAGGTGCTGAAGTGCATGTACTGTGGACACTCCTTTGAGTCTCTGCAGGACCTCAGTGTGCATATGATTAAAACCAAGCACTACCAGAAGGTCCCCTTGAAAGAGCCCATGACAACAATTGCTGCCAAAATGATGGGCTCTTCTGGACAAAGGCTCCCCATGGAGCTGAACATCTTCAGTTCACAATGTGCGGTGGAAAAGCCTCACAAAGAAGCAGATTGCAGTGAGAAGATCAAACACCGCTTGGGTCATCCGAATGGGACCAGCTACACGTGGCAGTTTGAGACTCGCAAGTCGCAAGTCTTGAAATGTATGGAGTGTGGAAGTTCACATAATTCC CTGCAGGACCTGACCACCCATATGATGTTAACAGGCCACTTCATTAACATCAACAAGGGTGGTCTAAAAAGAGTTGAGACCCCCGCTGTCTCCAAGGAAGA CTCCAAGGATGAGAAGGTCCAGTCAGTGCCATTGGCCCCATCgtccttctcctctccttcctcaGCTGAAACTCCTCTTCATCCCTGTTCCTCTCCTAGCAGAACGAAGCGTGAAGATGTGTGTCCTAAAGACAATAAACAGTTGTTAGATGCTGACAAACGTGACTATCTTTCTGAGgaggacctgaaagagagcccCAGGGGTGGATTAGACATTTTGAAATCTCTGGAGGACACTGTCACCTCCGCGATCCACAAAGCCCAGAATGGGTCTCCTAGCTGGGGAGGATATCCAAGTATACATGCCGCATATCAGTTACCAA AGAGGTTCTCCCTCAACAACAGCTCAGTCTCTCCAGACAAAGACGCCATGCTGAAGCAGGTGATGGGAAAAGGAGTTGATGGCAAGAAG ACCCGTCAAAATCCCCACATTTCTGCTTTGAATATTAACAGTGTCGTCACCACCAACACTTTGGCTCCAGACCATCAACCCACTGTAGATCCCATAAGTGCTCTCCAGACAGTAATGAACCTGCATCTGGGTGGAGCCACTAAACCTGCGCTTTCAGTGACAAATCCCATGGACATGCTCTTCAAAATGAGCAACAGCATGGCCAAAAAGGTTCTCTTGAAGGCCGTTCCTCCTGAAACGGACAAAAAAATGGAATCTGCCAATGGGGGGGTTAATGACCTCAGCAAAGACCAGCCAATAGACCTGTCCAAAGGACAGAGCAAGACACCTGCATCCTCCACCAGGATTCCAGCCTCACAGCCAACCTCTATGCCATGTTCCTCCACTGTTCCTAAAAGCCCAGAGACTCTCGCAGATGCACCATTCATGCCAAGCAGCCCCTACCAGGAGAACGCCCTAGCAGATATCTCCGACATGTTGCGAAACCTCACAGAGCCAAATGTTCTCTCTAAAGTCTCCAAGCGTGGCAGCTGGCTAAAGCAAAGCACTTCTGAGCGTGCTTCTATAGCCGATGAAACTGAGGAGGAGGACTTTACTTCACAGAAGCACAAAGGCCGCCAGTCCAACTGGAACCCTATTcatctcctcatcctccagGCCTGTTTCACCGCCAGTCTCCGACGGACCGCCGATGGGAAGTACGTCTCAACAGACCTGAGCCCCAAAGAACGGACTCAGATATCAAACCTTACTGGGctctccatggcaaccatcaGCCATTGGCTGGCCAATGTAAAGTACCAGCTGAGGCGGTCAGGACGCACAAAGTTCCTGAGGAACCTCGATGTGGGCCAGCCAGTGTTCTTCTGTAGTCAGTGCTCTTCACAGGTACGAAGTCCCTCAGCACATGTCTATCACCTGGAGTCACACCTGGGCTTCAGGATGAAGGACTTTCCCAAGCTTTCAGCAGATAAACTCAGAAAGTCAGCTATGAGGATCAATAAAGCACTTCCCCGCCTCCATTCCCTGCCAGCAGATAAGAAAGGCAC CAGCCAGACCATCACCAGCCAGCATGCACTCAAACTCCACCTCAGCAAGGTTCATGGAACAAGCCCAGAGGAGTGCACATTATATCTGTGTGAGATGGAGACGTGGGCATGA
- the LOC114779567 gene encoding protein MTSS 2-like, whose amino-acid sequence MWDQFTHHRATRDIGSALTRMCMRHRSIEAKLRHLTNALMEKLIAPLHDKIEEWKKTSALLDKDHAKEYKRSCQEIKKKSSDTLRLQKKARKEISGRGGLQPRLSSAMQDVSDMFLLMQETEKQAVRRALVEERGRYCTFISLLQPVVKGEISMLGEVTHLQAIIDDLTVLTTDPHKLPAASEQVIVDLKGSDYSWSYQTPPSSPSSTGSRKSSLCSLVHLPPGGPHRLSSVSSHDSGFVSQDAAARPVPSDLTSQKSSSSASSEASPVTAVLDRGESRPALPACLWAACSVLTRLFVPQWGSSFATFRRAHARTASLRPLSFALPASPSNSSPGSDTPSPTSHSPGRKDWSKSASYHLPPALTQLRRNELLYGSRGHAGTKPEEPHKARMSPAAGTKHGKAMSSAASELAMVLTRGLSVEQQRSSRDSLQYSSGYSTQNTTPCCSEDAIPSHGYDYDCHSMNGDGDADPQTDFDKSCTVPHHSNLAQNYRRMVQTKRPASTAGLPGNGGAGGAGTSGTATIRRTPSSKTAVRRVPSSAGPIPIRPPIVPVKTPTAPDSPGFPPPPPESNGSQESLYMYDYTRASPGTDTSVHEDDLLAANRHSLIEKISKLADGAHALGDGHFPFPSGTDPAPQEGEDILKTIRRGVKLRKAACDDRSAPKLRP is encoded by the exons ATGTGGGACCAGTTCACCCACCACC GTGCCACCAGGGACATCGGCTCGGCTCTGACGCGCATGTGCATGAGGCACCGCAGCATCGAGGCCAAACTGCGTCACCTGACCAA CGCCCTCATGGAGAAACTCATTGCTCCCCTGCACGACAAGATAGAGGAGTGGAAGAAAACGTCTGCCCTGCTGGATAAAGATCATGCTAAAG AGTACAAGCGGTCCTGCCAGGAAATTAAGAAGAAGTCGTCAGACACGCTGAGGCTGCAGAAGAAAGCCAGGAAGG AGATATCGG GGAGGGGAGGCCTGCAGCCACGGCTGAGCAGTGCCATGCAGGATGTGAGCGACATGTTCCTGCTGATGCAGGAGACAGAGAAGCAGGCGGTGCGCCGAGCCCTGGTGGAGGAGAGGGGGCGCTACTGCACCTTCATCAGCCTGCTGCAGCCCGTGGTG AAGGGCGAGATCTCCATGCTGGGGGAGGTGACCCATCTTCAGGCCATTATTGATGACCTCACAGTACTGACCACAGACCCTCACAAGCTGCCCGCTGCCAGTGAACAG gTGATCGTGGATCTAAAGGGATCAGACTACAGCTGGTCCTACCAGacgcccccctcctcccccagcagCACAGGATCCAGGAAGAGCAGCTTGTGCAG CCTGGTCCACCTGCCACCAGGTGGCCCTCACCGCCTCAGCAGCGTGTCGTCTCACGACTCTGGCTTCGTCTCGCAGGACGCCGCGGCCCGTCCCGTGCCCTCTGACCTCACCAGCCAG AAGTCGTCCAGCTCTGCGTCGTCGGAGGCGTCCCCAGTGACTGCGGTTCTCGACCGCGGTGAGTCCCGCCCCGCGTTGCCGGCGTGTTTGTGGGCCGCGTGCTCGGTTCTCACCCGCCTGTTCGTCCCGCAGTGGGGTTCATCCTTCGCCACGTTCCGCCGCGCTCACGCACGCACCGCCTCCCTCCGGCCCCTTTCCTTCGCCCTGCCCGCCTCCCCGAGTAACTCCTCCCCCGGATCCGACACCCCCTCACCCACCTCACACAGCCCCGGCCGCAAG GACTGGTCAAAATCCGCTTCCTACCATCTGCCGCCGGCCCTCACCCAGTTACGTAGGAATGAGCTTCTGTACGGAAGCAGAGGCCACGCTGGGACGAAGCCGGAAGAACCTCACAAGGCCCGGATGAGCCCAGCCGCCGGCACCAAG CACGGTAAAGCCATGTCATCAGCGGCCAGCGAGCTGGCGATGGTTCTGACGCGAGGTCTGAGTGTGGAGCAGCAGAGGAGCAGCCGCGACTCGCTACAGTACAGCAGCGGCTACAGCACCCAGAACACCACGCCGTGCTGCTCCGAGGACGCCATACCTTCTCacg GCTACGACTACGACTGTCACTCCATGAACGGCGACGGTGACGCGGACCCTCAGACGGACTTCGACAAATCGTGCACCGTTCCGCACCACAGCAACCTCGCCCAGAACTACCGCCGCATGGTCCAGACCAAGAGGCCTGCGAGCACCGCCGGTCTCCCCGGCAACGGCGGGGCGGGCGGAGCTGGAACCTCCGGAACGGCCACCATCCGCCGGACTCCGTCCTCGAAGACCGCCGTGAGACGCGTCCCCTCCAGCGCGGGTCCCATTCCCATCCGGCCGCCCATCGTCCCGGTCAAGACCCCCACCGCGCCAGACTCCCCCGGGTTCCCCCCGCCACCCCCCGAGTCCAACGGCAGCCAGGAGAGTCTGTACATGTACGACTACACGAGGGCGTCCCCCGGGACGGACACGAGCGTCCACGAGGACGACCTGCTGGCCGCCAACCGGCACAGTCTCATCGAGAAAATCAGCAAACTGGCGGACGGCGCCCACGCGCTGGGAGACGGTCACTTCCCCTTCCCGTCCGGGACGGACCCCGCCCCCCAGGAAGGTGAGGACATCCTGAAGACCATCCGCAGAGGCGTGAAGCTGCGCAAGGCCGCCTGCGACGACCGCTCCGCCCCGAAACTCCGGCCGTAG